In Rhodanobacteraceae bacterium, the DNA window TTCAAGCGCCTGTACCACCGCCACAAGGATCTCGACAAACAGGTGCTCGATGCGGAACTCGGCGTGCGTCCGATGGATGACATGACGCTGCACACGCTGAAGAAAGAAAAACTCAGGGCGAAAGATCGCCTGACCTTCCTCTGGGAACACCGCGCCTGACCCAGGCCCGAAGCGGTCACCCCAGCCCGGATCCCCCGGGCCAGAACCGGACATCGATCGACGGCTGGCAGCAGCCCGCGGGCTGCGCCGCCGCCGGTCGGGTGCGTGCCGATCGAGCGGGCTGGCAGTTCGCAGAATCCTCGCCAACAAATTGCTCGCGTCGGTTGTGGGTTGTGGGTTCTGAGTTGTGGGCAGCGAAGCTGCGCGCCGCGGTCCAAGGTCAGGTCGACGACTTCGCCGATGGCTGCCCGGCCGCCGGCTCTCGCCGCCCACAACCCAGAACCCACAACCCACAACCGGAATCGTTCAGTGGTCCGCGGCAGCGCCGCGCGCCGCGCCCACCCGCCTCCCGCGCGCGCCGAAGCGAATCCGCTTGCACCCCCTTCACGCTTGCCGCGGCTACACTCGCGCCCTCTTTCACGGACGTGAAGACGGGCGGGCATGGACGCAATGGCGAAGCATTTTGTGGGGTGGTCGGGCGCGATCGGGATGCTGGCCCTGCTGGCGGCGTGCGGCGGGCAACCACAGGCCCCTGCAGGCGCGCAGGCGCAGAAACCGCAGCCGGTGCTGGTCCACACCGTCGCGGCGTCGGAGTGGGTCGACCGCATCCAGGCGCTGGGTACCGCGCGCGCCAACGAATCGGTGACGCTGACGGCGAAGACCGCCGAGACCGTTGCCCGCGTGAATTTCAGTGACGGCCAGCAGGTCGAGGCCGGCGCCGTGCTGGTCGAGATGACCGATCGCACCGAGGTGGCGCAGCTCAAGGAAGCCCAGGCGGCCTACTCCGAGGCGGAAAAGCAGTACGAACGCCTGCGCGGGCTGGTCAAGCAGGGAACGGTCACCCAGTCGCAGGTGGACCAGCAGCTGGCGGCGCGCGACTCTGCGCGGGCCCGCATGGAAGCCATCCGCGTGCGCCTGTCCGACCGCGTGGTGACCGCGCCCTTCGCCGGCGTGCTCGGCTTCCGCACGGTCAGCCCGGGCACCCTGGTGCAACCCGGCACGGTGATCACCACGCTGGACGACATCACCACCATCAAACTCGATTTCTCGGTGCCCGAGACCTTCCTCGCCGCCCTCGCGCCGGGTCAGGCGATCGACGCGAAGAGCGCCGCCTACCCCGGGCAGGTGTTCAAGGGCGTGGTCACCTCGCTCGATTCGCGCGTGGATCCGCTGACCCG includes these proteins:
- a CDS encoding YdcH family protein; this encodes MFENQNPDDVQAMIERSDEFKRLYHRHKDLDKQVLDAELGVRPMDDMTLHTLKKEKLRAKDRLTFLWEHRA
- a CDS encoding efflux RND transporter periplasmic adaptor subunit; this encodes MAKHFVGWSGAIGMLALLAACGGQPQAPAGAQAQKPQPVLVHTVAASEWVDRIQALGTARANESVTLTAKTAETVARVNFSDGQQVEAGAVLVEMTDRTEVAQLKEAQAAYSEAEKQYERLRGLVKQGTVTQSQVDQQLAARDSARARMEAIRVRLSDRVVTAPFAGVLGFRTVSPGTLVQPGTVITTLDDITTIKLDFSVPETFLAALAPGQAIDAKSAAYPGQVFKGVVTSLDSRVDPLTRAIVVRAQIPNPERLLKPGMLMSVEVINRPRNSLSVPEVSLSALRERMFVYRVDAQNIAHEIEVRIGSRRTGEVEIVEGLAAGDRVVTDGLVRMRDGIAVNIVAPTEG